A region of Legionella donaldsonii DNA encodes the following proteins:
- a CDS encoding helix-turn-helix transcriptional regulator → MDSNSINKQDFVNYHSTKQKQFFKVFARDYLAYLGNPNPTNKQLAEVQTLLSQSWVQRPLCLDGRLTSREQQCLYLSSQGKSMKEIALFLNISERQVGHHRNNIFQKLECKNIAEAIAKGLRYGELRPVDI, encoded by the coding sequence ATGGACAGTAACAGCATTAACAAACAAGATTTTGTTAATTACCATAGCACCAAGCAAAAGCAGTTTTTTAAAGTCTTTGCCCGCGATTATCTGGCGTATTTAGGTAATCCCAATCCCACCAACAAGCAGCTTGCTGAAGTACAAACCTTGTTGTCACAGTCCTGGGTGCAACGACCACTTTGCCTCGATGGCCGCTTAACCAGTCGCGAGCAGCAATGTTTGTATTTATCTTCCCAAGGGAAAAGCATGAAGGAAATCGCCCTGTTCCTGAACATCTCAGAGCGTCAAGTGGGACATCACCGCAATAATATCTTTCAAAAACTCGAGTGTAAAAATATTGCTGAAGCCATAGCCAAGGGGCTACGCTATGGAGAGTTAAGACCAGTGGACATCTGA
- the pgsA gene encoding CDP-diacylglycerol--glycerol-3-phosphate 3-phosphatidyltransferase — MSNLTSLPNLLTLMRIVLIPIFIIAFYMPFPWAHGLAAAIFALASFTDWLDGYLARKLKQMSPFGAFLDPVADKLLVACSLLLLVGTKSMDYITIPAIVIVGREIVISALREWMAEIGSRASVTVSYVGKIKTMMQMVALFLLIAFTPAQSWWGVFGFIMLYLAAILTIWSMVIYLMIAWPQLMKKSHNIA, encoded by the coding sequence GTGAGTAACCTGACCAGTTTACCCAATCTGTTAACGTTAATGCGTATTGTCTTGATACCCATCTTTATTATTGCTTTTTATATGCCTTTTCCCTGGGCACATGGGTTGGCTGCAGCCATTTTTGCTTTGGCTAGTTTTACGGATTGGTTGGATGGTTATTTAGCGCGTAAACTCAAGCAAATGTCACCTTTTGGTGCTTTTCTGGATCCTGTGGCAGATAAATTATTAGTTGCTTGTAGTCTACTCTTGCTGGTTGGTACCAAGAGCATGGATTACATCACCATTCCTGCTATTGTGATTGTGGGCCGTGAAATTGTTATTTCTGCACTCCGAGAGTGGATGGCTGAAATAGGGAGCCGCGCCAGTGTGACAGTAAGCTATGTCGGAAAAATCAAAACGATGATGCAAATGGTTGCCCTTTTTCTTTTGATTGCTTTTACACCAGCTCAATCCTGGTGGGGCGTTTTTGGTTTCATAATGCTTTATTTGGCAGCCATTTTAACGATTTGGTCGATGGTTATTTATTTAATGATTGCCTGGCCGCAACTGATGAAAAAAAGTCACAATATTGCTTAA
- a CDS encoding HAD family hydrolase — translation MGKPYRLVVFDWEGTLGDTLGQILDTVATEARRLNFGEIDEELARQSVELGLVKAVNKVFPHLSLQQQEQLLLAVHQSLVSRTTHVYLIPGAKEVARQLHRAGINLAIATNKGYQSLQRILHASGLDEFFKVTRSAGQTPPKPCPQMLEEILAEFDVGIHETLMVGDSVIDIEMAKNLGVDAIGVDFYHQQEAALRAAGAMEVFDDYQHLAAYLQLPEQGGL, via the coding sequence ATGGGTAAGCCATATCGCTTAGTAGTGTTTGACTGGGAAGGAACCTTAGGGGATACACTGGGACAAATTTTGGATACAGTGGCTACAGAGGCCAGACGTTTGAATTTTGGTGAAATTGATGAAGAGCTGGCTCGCCAATCGGTTGAACTGGGTTTGGTCAAGGCAGTAAACAAGGTATTTCCACACTTGAGTTTGCAACAGCAAGAACAACTACTATTAGCTGTACATCAATCATTGGTATCACGTACTACCCATGTTTATTTAATCCCCGGTGCAAAAGAGGTCGCTCGGCAGTTACATCGAGCAGGCATTAATCTGGCGATTGCAACCAATAAAGGCTATCAATCCTTACAAAGGATTTTGCATGCTTCCGGTTTGGATGAGTTTTTTAAAGTAACCCGTTCTGCGGGACAAACACCGCCTAAACCCTGTCCACAAATGTTAGAAGAAATTTTGGCTGAATTTGATGTGGGAATTCACGAGACACTGATGGTGGGAGATTCGGTAATTGATATTGAAATGGCAAAAAATCTCGGTGTTGATGCCATTGGAGTCGACTTTTACCATCAACAAGAAGCTGCATTACGTGCGGCAGGTGCCATGGAAGTTTTTGATGACTACCAACACCTTGCTGCTTACCTCCAATTACCTGAACAAGGGGGACTTTAG
- a CDS encoding aspartate-semialdehyde dehydrogenase — protein MNRRLNVAIVGATGAVGEALLTVLQERDFPVDNLYPLASARSVGKTVTFNNRQLDVEDLSTFDFSQVDIALFSAGGSVSKQFAPIAAAAGCVVVDNTSCFRYDDDIPLVVPEVNAHRIAEYTNRGIIANPNCSTIQMVVALKPLHDAVGISRINVATYQAVSGTGKKAITELVNQVGELLNGRPAKASVYPQQIAFNVLPHIDEFQENGYTREEMKMVWETRKIMEDETILVNPTAVRVPVLYGHSEAIHLELKAPLTAAEARKLLSKAPGVRVIDEVAKLQYPTPITHAVGHDEVFVGRIRQDISYPCGLNLWVVADNIRKGAATNAVQIAEILQREYL, from the coding sequence ATGAATAGACGATTAAATGTTGCTATTGTGGGTGCAACAGGCGCAGTGGGGGAAGCATTGCTCACCGTATTGCAAGAGCGTGATTTTCCTGTTGATAATCTTTATCCACTGGCTAGTGCACGTTCAGTAGGTAAGACGGTAACGTTTAATAATAGGCAGTTGGATGTTGAAGATTTATCTACCTTTGATTTCAGTCAAGTTGACATCGCGTTGTTTTCTGCCGGTGGTTCCGTCTCAAAACAATTTGCTCCGATTGCAGCGGCTGCCGGTTGTGTTGTGGTGGACAACACATCCTGTTTTCGTTATGACGATGATATTCCGTTAGTGGTTCCAGAGGTCAATGCACATCGCATCGCTGAATATACTAACCGAGGTATTATAGCGAATCCTAATTGTTCCACGATTCAAATGGTGGTTGCTCTGAAGCCGCTACATGATGCAGTGGGAATTAGCCGTATTAATGTGGCCACTTATCAGGCCGTTTCGGGTACAGGTAAAAAAGCGATCACCGAATTAGTCAATCAAGTGGGAGAGTTATTGAATGGTCGTCCAGCAAAAGCATCCGTTTATCCACAACAGATCGCTTTTAATGTGTTGCCACACATTGATGAATTTCAGGAAAATGGTTATACCCGTGAAGAAATGAAGATGGTCTGGGAAACCAGGAAAATCATGGAAGATGAGACTATCCTTGTTAACCCAACCGCAGTGAGAGTCCCTGTTCTTTATGGTCATTCCGAAGCCATTCATCTTGAATTAAAAGCCCCTCTGACCGCTGCTGAGGCACGTAAATTGTTGTCTAAAGCTCCAGGAGTTCGGGTAATTGACGAGGTGGCTAAATTACAATATCCGACACCTATTACTCATGCTGTGGGTCATGATGAAGTTTTTGTTGGTCGCATCAGGCAAGACATTTCTTATCCCTGCGGCTTAAACCTGTGGGTTGTAGCAGATAATATTCGCAAAGGTGCGGCAACTAATGCAGTACAGATTGCTGAAATTCTGCAACGTGAGTATTTATAA
- the aroC gene encoding chorismate synthase, protein MSGNTLGTLFTVTTFGESHGKALGCVVDGCPPGLALGAEDIQPFLDKRKPGQSKYTTQRREEDKVEILSGVFEGLTTGTPIALLIQNSDQRSSDYSEIKDLFRPGHADFTYHNKYGHRDYRGGGRSSARETAARVAAGAIARLYLQRMVGIEIIGYLQQMGTIPIDFIAESEINKNPFFCPNDYQIQQLADYIDQLRRQGDSVGARIAVMARGVPVGLGDPVFDKLDATLAYAMMSINAVKGVEIGAGFAAVSQLGSEHRDEMTKQGFLSNNAGGILGGISTGQNLQVSLALKPTSSIIKPGKTINTQGEEVTVVTKGRHDPCVGIRAVPIAEAMMALVLMDHYLRHKAQNK, encoded by the coding sequence ATGAGTGGAAACACATTGGGTACATTGTTTACGGTAACGACCTTTGGTGAAAGTCACGGCAAAGCGTTAGGTTGTGTAGTGGATGGTTGCCCCCCAGGTTTAGCGCTTGGTGCTGAAGATATTCAGCCCTTTCTCGATAAGCGCAAGCCAGGACAGTCTAAATATACGACTCAACGACGAGAAGAGGATAAAGTGGAAATCCTTTCTGGTGTCTTTGAGGGATTAACTACCGGGACCCCCATTGCGCTGTTAATTCAAAACAGTGATCAGCGTTCCAGTGACTATAGCGAGATTAAGGATTTATTTCGGCCAGGACATGCTGATTTTACCTACCACAACAAGTATGGACATCGTGATTATCGTGGTGGCGGCCGCTCATCCGCTCGCGAAACGGCAGCCAGGGTTGCAGCAGGAGCGATTGCCCGTCTCTATTTGCAACGTATGGTGGGTATTGAAATAATTGGTTATCTGCAGCAGATGGGTACGATCCCCATCGATTTTATTGCAGAAAGTGAAATAAACAAGAATCCTTTTTTTTGTCCTAATGATTATCAAATACAGCAGTTGGCAGATTATATTGATCAATTACGTCGCCAGGGTGATTCGGTTGGTGCCCGGATTGCGGTGATGGCTCGTGGTGTTCCTGTAGGGCTTGGTGATCCTGTTTTTGACAAGCTCGATGCGACACTTGCCTATGCTATGATGTCTATTAACGCAGTGAAAGGAGTCGAAATTGGCGCAGGTTTTGCTGCCGTTAGTCAGTTAGGTAGTGAACATCGTGATGAAATGACAAAGCAGGGCTTTTTAAGCAACAATGCTGGCGGTATTCTTGGCGGGATTTCAACGGGTCAAAATCTGCAAGTCAGTCTTGCCTTGAAACCTACTTCAAGTATTATCAAGCCTGGCAAAACAATTAACACTCAAGGCGAGGAAGTAACCGTTGTTACCAAAGGCCGTCATGATCCCTGTGTGGGTATTCGAGCGGTTCCTATAGCTGAAGCAATGATGGCTTTAGTGTTGATGGATCATTATCTGCGGCATAAAGCCCAGAACAAATAG
- a CDS encoding RluA family pseudouridine synthase, producing the protein MSDVRYTEISADEEGQRLDNYLMRILKGVPKSHIYRIIRAGEVRINKKRAQASSRLMQGDCVRIPPVRTSQGKDIFVGEKLEQRLRESILFEDNSLLVINKPAGIAVHGGSGLSLGVIEALRKTRDDLSYLELVHRLDKETSGCLLLAKKRSMLRAIQALLEAREVQKTYWALLSNSWQGKKTKLVDAALEKNTLKSGERVVAVKEEGKASQTSFKLLENYQQACWVEASPKTGRTHQIRVHSAYLGHPIVGDEKYGTEELITGLESVKSRLYLHARAIQFNLNGKNYLFEANLDERFAETLKKLRAGSLLTHG; encoded by the coding sequence ATGAGTGATGTACGTTACACAGAAATTAGTGCTGACGAAGAAGGCCAGCGCTTAGATAATTATTTGATGCGTATTTTGAAAGGTGTGCCTAAGAGTCATATCTATCGCATTATTCGTGCTGGAGAAGTGCGTATTAATAAAAAAAGGGCACAGGCGTCTTCGCGCCTCATGCAGGGTGACTGTGTGCGTATCCCTCCAGTACGTACAAGTCAGGGTAAAGATATTTTTGTCGGCGAAAAACTCGAGCAACGCTTGCGAGAAAGCATTTTGTTTGAAGACAATAGTTTGTTGGTGATTAATAAACCCGCCGGTATTGCGGTACATGGTGGTAGTGGTTTGAGTTTAGGCGTTATTGAGGCTTTACGAAAAACGCGTGATGATTTGTCTTATCTTGAACTGGTGCATCGTTTGGATAAAGAAACTTCAGGATGCTTGTTGCTGGCCAAAAAACGAAGTATGTTGCGAGCGATTCAAGCGTTATTAGAGGCGCGTGAGGTACAAAAAACCTATTGGGCACTTCTTAGTAATTCGTGGCAGGGCAAAAAAACAAAATTAGTGGATGCCGCATTGGAAAAGAATACCTTAAAATCAGGGGAACGAGTTGTCGCTGTGAAGGAAGAAGGGAAAGCATCACAAACTTCCTTTAAGTTGCTGGAAAATTATCAGCAGGCTTGCTGGGTCGAGGCCTCTCCCAAAACAGGACGTACCCACCAAATCAGGGTGCATAGCGCGTACTTAGGACATCCAATTGTGGGTGATGAAAAGTATGGGACAGAAGAATTGATAACCGGTTTGGAGTCGGTTAAATCACGACTTTATTTGCATGCCAGAGCAATTCAATTTAACCTGAACGGAAAAAATTATTTGTTTGAAGCAAATTTAGACGAACGGTTTGCAGAAACACTAAAAAAATTACGTGCGGGGAGCTTGTTGACTCATGGGTAA
- a CDS encoding phosphoadenosine phosphosulfate reductase family protein — MQHIIIGNFGNHSLAAMQALIEKGLSGIHFVYVETGWAAASWAMRVAACADYARKQGIAVHVLSAQATFAEMVIDRKQFPSQKFQWCAGFLKGLAILTHLDDLDPACEAYIVSGKRRFDSRRYANLQEFEQQDDLYQGRTLWYPLWQTGDEELGALIKRTGFRFLPHQSRECSPCIHANLDELRSLDAHALQRLDKLEQQISQTMFQQPISQLAQSPAEGKANENLGLQQFDLGCGAPWGCGE, encoded by the coding sequence ATGCAACATATAATCATTGGCAATTTCGGAAATCATTCGTTGGCTGCAATGCAAGCCTTAATTGAAAAAGGCTTATCAGGAATTCACTTTGTCTATGTGGAAACAGGGTGGGCAGCTGCTTCCTGGGCAATGAGAGTGGCTGCTTGTGCTGACTATGCCCGCAAACAAGGGATTGCCGTGCATGTCTTATCTGCACAGGCGACTTTTGCCGAGATGGTTATTGACCGTAAACAATTCCCAAGTCAAAAATTTCAATGGTGTGCCGGTTTTCTCAAAGGATTGGCCATTCTTACGCATTTAGATGATTTGGATCCGGCCTGTGAGGCTTACATTGTCTCTGGGAAGCGGCGCTTCGATTCAAGGCGTTATGCCAACTTGCAAGAGTTTGAGCAACAAGATGATTTATATCAAGGACGAACGTTATGGTACCCTCTTTGGCAAACAGGGGATGAAGAATTGGGTGCCTTAATTAAGCGCACTGGCTTTCGCTTTTTACCTCATCAAAGTCGGGAATGTAGCCCTTGCATTCATGCAAATCTTGACGAGTTAAGGAGCCTGGATGCACACGCATTGCAGCGTTTGGACAAGCTTGAACAGCAAATTAGCCAAACCATGTTTCAGCAACCGATTTCTCAATTAGCGCAGTCACCGGCAGAGGGCAAGGCTAACGAAAACCTGGGGTTACAACAGTTTGATTTGGGCTGTGGAGCGCCTTGGGGATGCGGTGAGTAG
- a CDS encoding Rne/Rng family ribonuclease translates to MERMLINATQTEEVRVALVKNNYLYDLDIECPAEVKKKGNIYKAVVTRREPSLDAVFVEYGAKRQGFLPLKEIAPEYLSKHPDDFGDEKPPITTLLREGQELLIQVDKEERGNKGAALTTYITLAGCYLVLMPNNPNSGGISRRIEGDDRDELKETLNALQLPEEMGLIIRTAGVGKSQDELQGDLDMLCNQWQAIRQAYNSQLAPCLIHQEGDVIIRSIRDNLRKSIGEIIIDDQISYVKAKQYIEQVKPDFLPNLKLYNNTIPLFNFYQVESQIETAFQREVLLPSGGALVIDRTEALVSIDINSAKATSGSDIETTALNTNLEAADEIARQLRLRDLGGLVVIDFIDMGSSKNQRDVENRLKEALKADRARIQVGRISRFGLLEMSRQRLRLSLGESAQEVCPRCEGRGTVRNIQSHGLSIIRLIEEEALKEKTAEIHVQLPVEMATFIINEKREFILGIEKRHNVHVLIIANPYLQTPQYNITRLKEDNVGKNKKPSYSLIQQPELDVVRTEQEAIKHAEPAVKGFAPHHAPKIHHGSFIKRLWSSLFGSTSESSSSTGSSGRHEKVTRSSPHHHQHKQSSAQQGGERRQQNQGNRRRRPGGHQQQQQQQRSGNVANNPQRKKGSGQQSGGRVIPLKTDSAKKKGPQQRSEKPVSNNSVDD, encoded by the coding sequence ATGGAAAGAATGTTAATAAATGCAACTCAAACCGAAGAGGTACGTGTTGCACTGGTAAAAAATAATTATCTGTATGATTTGGACATCGAATGTCCTGCAGAGGTGAAGAAGAAAGGTAATATCTACAAGGCAGTAGTGACTCGTCGCGAACCAAGCCTGGATGCCGTATTTGTTGAATATGGAGCAAAACGTCAAGGATTTCTGCCTCTTAAAGAAATTGCACCTGAATACTTAAGTAAACATCCTGATGATTTTGGTGATGAAAAACCGCCCATCACGACTCTTCTTCGCGAAGGCCAGGAATTGCTTATCCAGGTAGACAAAGAAGAACGCGGCAATAAAGGCGCGGCCTTAACAACCTACATTACTTTGGCAGGTTGTTACCTGGTATTAATGCCTAATAATCCCAACTCTGGGGGTATCTCCCGTCGTATTGAAGGCGATGATCGAGATGAGCTAAAAGAAACTTTAAATGCTTTGCAATTGCCGGAAGAAATGGGGCTTATCATCCGCACAGCTGGTGTTGGTAAAAGCCAGGATGAATTGCAAGGCGATCTGGATATGCTCTGCAATCAATGGCAAGCCATTCGCCAGGCCTATAATTCTCAGCTTGCGCCTTGCCTGATTCATCAGGAAGGTGATGTCATTATTCGTTCCATTCGCGATAATCTGCGCAAGTCTATCGGTGAAATCATCATTGATGATCAAATTTCTTACGTAAAGGCAAAACAATACATTGAGCAAGTTAAACCTGATTTTCTGCCTAACCTTAAACTCTACAACAATACGATCCCCTTGTTTAATTTCTATCAAGTTGAAAGCCAGATCGAAACGGCCTTTCAACGGGAAGTTCTTCTTCCTTCTGGTGGCGCGCTGGTCATTGATCGTACTGAAGCGCTGGTTTCTATCGATATTAACTCGGCAAAAGCAACCAGTGGTTCAGATATTGAAACGACTGCATTAAACACCAATCTTGAGGCCGCTGATGAGATCGCTCGTCAATTGCGCTTACGTGATTTGGGAGGTTTGGTAGTCATTGATTTTATTGATATGGGTTCCAGCAAAAACCAACGTGACGTAGAAAATCGTTTGAAAGAAGCGCTTAAAGCGGATAGGGCACGTATTCAAGTTGGTCGTATCTCTCGTTTTGGTTTACTTGAAATGTCACGCCAGCGCCTGCGCCTTTCTTTAGGTGAATCAGCACAGGAAGTATGCCCACGATGTGAAGGACGAGGTACGGTAAGAAATATTCAATCGCATGGTTTATCGATTATTCGTTTAATTGAAGAAGAAGCCTTGAAAGAAAAGACCGCTGAAATACACGTTCAATTGCCGGTGGAAATGGCTACTTTCATCATCAATGAAAAGCGTGAATTTATTCTGGGTATTGAGAAACGCCATAACGTGCATGTACTTATTATCGCCAATCCTTATCTGCAGACACCACAATATAACATTACCCGTCTTAAGGAAGATAATGTAGGCAAGAATAAAAAACCTAGCTATTCACTTATTCAGCAACCAGAATTGGATGTTGTTCGTACTGAACAAGAAGCAATTAAACATGCTGAACCCGCTGTAAAAGGATTTGCTCCTCATCATGCACCCAAGATTCACCATGGCAGCTTCATTAAGCGTCTATGGAGTAGTCTATTTGGCAGCACATCCGAATCATCAAGCAGCACGGGTAGTTCTGGCCGTCATGAGAAAGTGACACGCAGCAGCCCCCACCATCACCAACACAAACAATCATCTGCACAACAGGGTGGTGAAAGACGTCAGCAGAATCAGGGTAATCGTCGGCGCCGCCCCGGAGGCCATCAACAACAACAGCAACAACAACGTAGTGGTAATGTTGCCAATAATCCGCAGCGTAAAAAAGGCTCTGGCCAGCAAAGCGGAGGACGCGTGATCCCCCTTAAAACCGATTCTGCTAAAAAGAAAGGACCGCAGCAACGATCAGAAAAACCGGTGTCCAATAACTCGGTGGATGATTAA
- a CDS encoding NAD(P)H-dependent glycerol-3-phosphate dehydrogenase, translating to MKKSTIAILGAGSWGTAVAIHLANYGNQIMLWGHNPQHVQDMIEQRCNKRYLPSDRFPDSLQPIADLSQCLKLANEVIIAVPSHAFAGLLEQLPKPAHGLSWLTKGIDPLSHKLPSQLVAEKWGESYPIAIISGPSFATEVAKLLPTALTLASNNLPYQHAIQSLLHHDNLRVYLSNDVVGVQICGAIKNVLAIACGISDGLGYGANAKAALITRGLAEMSRLGIRMGAREETFMGLAGVGDLVLTCTDDQSRNRRFGLQLGRSINLVEAEKQIGQVVEGKHNAAQICMLAEELGIDMPICTQVNALLKGEITPQQAAINLLNRSPREE from the coding sequence ATGAAAAAATCAACGATTGCCATACTTGGCGCTGGTTCATGGGGCACTGCTGTTGCCATTCACCTAGCAAATTATGGTAATCAGATCATGCTGTGGGGTCATAACCCCCAGCATGTTCAAGACATGATTGAACAGCGTTGTAATAAACGTTATCTGCCTTCCGATAGGTTTCCAGACTCGCTGCAACCCATCGCTGACCTCTCTCAATGCTTAAAGTTAGCCAACGAAGTGATTATTGCCGTTCCCTCTCATGCCTTTGCTGGATTATTAGAGCAATTACCGAAACCAGCCCATGGCTTGTCTTGGCTCACCAAAGGGATCGACCCGCTTAGTCACAAACTACCGAGCCAATTGGTTGCAGAAAAATGGGGCGAATCATACCCCATAGCGATTATTTCAGGCCCCTCATTTGCAACGGAGGTCGCCAAATTATTACCTACCGCACTGACCCTGGCGAGTAATAATTTGCCTTATCAACATGCCATCCAATCACTCTTGCACCACGATAATTTACGTGTTTACTTAAGCAACGATGTTGTTGGCGTTCAAATCTGCGGTGCAATAAAGAATGTACTGGCTATCGCCTGCGGTATTAGTGATGGCTTGGGTTATGGCGCAAATGCCAAAGCTGCCCTAATCACGCGAGGGCTGGCGGAAATGAGCCGTTTAGGCATTCGTATGGGAGCCCGCGAAGAAACATTTATGGGTTTGGCTGGCGTTGGTGATCTGGTATTGACGTGTACGGATGATCAATCACGTAATCGGCGTTTTGGTTTACAATTAGGCCGAAGCATTAACCTTGTGGAAGCAGAGAAGCAAATAGGCCAAGTCGTTGAAGGAAAGCACAACGCCGCACAAATTTGCATGCTTGCCGAGGAATTAGGGATTGATATGCCGATCTGTACCCAGGTCAATGCACTTTTAAAAGGCGAGATCACACCACAACAAGCAGCAATCAATTTATTGAACCGTTCCCCACGCGAAGAATAA
- the ankH gene encoding Dot/Icm T4SS effector AnkH/LegA3, which produces MTIANDIISCRMPDFEHYLRLGDSLDDTDEYGFTPLIECAITQQINIAEQLLARGVNVNKPDVTGRTPLHWAVDNNDIELARLLLTHGADANAYTRAGLSVLVYPVLRAQDPLKHLLYQYGAKLDFALDFIHGKLLGHRYELQGDVDIVNAQGEFIELDYEGFILEFTVAIVKDSLRRFTSSYSTRHLREQFPYLYTIMDAFGLAAELLQLQHHRHLNERHKARLTQIIKTAPILILPAASRGHALCFIRYKQWWAKIDRGENSLTEGSANIYRITRPEAFNAHFIEEFLYKKQSRRYFHHIINQQLGLLPITQMPISSQISGNCSWANVQAIVPVAYALQQISLEGIEQFKPDIAMNLYDIWVEWDKDRALDECVHRFYLADPVRKASFASMLAAVLFQACDYANRHHIERAEKILTILTLPEYYYVLQSYLQAYCVKRLTRRGNNLLKLLDDCGVNPNIGVTPVATGLRDE; this is translated from the coding sequence ATGACTATCGCCAATGATATCATCAGTTGTCGTATGCCTGACTTTGAGCATTATTTACGTCTAGGGGACTCGTTAGATGATACGGACGAGTATGGTTTTACCCCTTTGATCGAGTGTGCAATTACGCAGCAAATTAATATTGCAGAACAATTGCTCGCTCGCGGTGTGAATGTGAATAAACCAGATGTTACGGGTCGTACTCCCTTACACTGGGCGGTCGATAATAATGATATTGAGCTTGCCCGGTTGTTACTGACTCATGGCGCCGACGCAAATGCTTACACGCGTGCCGGTTTGTCAGTCTTAGTCTATCCTGTTTTAAGGGCTCAAGATCCACTCAAGCATTTGCTCTATCAATACGGGGCTAAACTTGATTTCGCGCTGGATTTTATTCATGGCAAGTTACTTGGGCATCGTTATGAATTACAAGGTGATGTGGATATTGTTAATGCGCAGGGAGAATTCATTGAATTAGATTATGAAGGGTTTATTCTTGAGTTTACTGTTGCAATCGTGAAAGACTCTTTGCGCCGCTTTACGAGTAGTTATTCGACTCGCCATTTGCGTGAACAATTCCCTTATTTATATACCATTATGGATGCGTTTGGCTTAGCGGCTGAACTGTTGCAATTGCAGCATCATCGTCATTTAAATGAACGACATAAAGCACGCCTCACCCAGATTATCAAAACAGCCCCTATCTTGATATTGCCAGCCGCGAGCCGTGGTCATGCCTTATGTTTTATTCGTTATAAGCAATGGTGGGCCAAGATTGATCGTGGTGAAAATAGCTTGACGGAAGGCTCTGCCAACATTTATCGCATCACTCGCCCTGAAGCATTCAATGCCCATTTTATAGAAGAGTTTTTATATAAAAAACAAAGTCGACGTTATTTTCATCATATAATTAATCAGCAATTGGGTTTATTGCCAATCACGCAAATGCCGATTAGTTCACAAATTTCAGGAAATTGTTCCTGGGCTAACGTGCAGGCGATAGTCCCGGTAGCTTATGCCTTACAACAGATTAGTTTAGAGGGCATAGAGCAGTTTAAACCTGACATTGCCATGAACCTTTATGATATCTGGGTTGAATGGGATAAAGATCGGGCACTGGATGAATGTGTACATCGCTTTTATTTAGCTGATCCAGTAAGGAAAGCAAGTTTTGCCTCTATGCTTGCTGCTGTGCTATTTCAAGCCTGTGATTATGCTAACCGTCATCATATCGAGCGCGCAGAGAAAATTCTGACTATCCTGACCTTGCCGGAATATTATTATGTTCTACAAAGTTATTTACAGGCCTATTGCGTGAAACGGTTAACCAGAAGAGGGAATAATTTGCTCAAGCTATTGGATGATTGCGGGGTAAATCCAAATATTGGTGTGACCCCCGTCGCGACAGGTTTGCGAGACGAATAG